The proteins below come from a single Oncorhynchus gorbuscha isolate QuinsamMale2020 ecotype Even-year linkage group LG12, OgorEven_v1.0, whole genome shotgun sequence genomic window:
- the LOC123991555 gene encoding uncharacterized protein LOC123991555, protein MRDRDFMPNMERGKPATYTGDKKAKMAAKTNKKWVRLATVFAYVLSVSLAAIILAIYYSLIWKPTSAASSSFASPNAVTVVAANTTTNITTSSVPNNTMHTGTQTDASIRDETRSKASPVTIKTETSGTEAFQWADRSSKSPTVSADDNTPKTVNVGPTKIHLVSAQSYPATNNKLATPTEVRHRSPSVTGEDSVNLPTHATMDQEDKWWTFSLVSPAVGVQHEPVEGSGLDYIQESQTTDSSRMNGVTLAEAAVAPKADHPTLRTDSPSDQARGTRGPVPFTDAQRDSDLTTDRFSKVPEHRREEIVTMENGDAPARTTQS, encoded by the coding sequence ATGAGGGACAGGGACTTCATGCCCAACATGGAACGGGGGAAACCCGCCACATACACGGGGGACAAAAAGGCGAAAATGGCTGCGAAGACTAACAAAAAGTGGGTGAGACTGGCCACTGTTTTCGCATACGTATTGTCCGTTTCTCTGGCGGCTAtaatattggccatatactacaGCCTAATATGGAAACCGACGTCTGCCGCCTCCTCGTCATTTGCGAGCCCCAATGCTGTGACCGTTGTCGCGGCGAATACTACTACGAACATAACCACCAGTAGTGTGCCAAATAATACAATGCACACAGGTACGCAGACGGACGCTAGTATACGCGACGAAACGAGGTCCAAGGCATCACCAGTTACCATCAAAACAGAGACGTCCGGGACTGAGGCATTTCAGTGGGCGGATCGCAGTAGTAAAAGTCCCACGGTCTCCGCAGACGACAATACGCCCAAAACAGTGAATGTTGGACCAACGAAAATACACTTGGTCTCTGCGCAAAGCTACCCAGCCACAAACAACAAATTGGCAACTCCAACAGAAGTCAGACACAGGTCTCCAAGTGTCACTGGAGAGGACTCGGTGAACTTGCCTACGCACGCAACCATGGACCAAGAGGATAAGTGGTGGACGTTTAGCTTGGTCTCTCCTGCTGTTGGGGTACAACATGAACCTGTGGAAGGATCTGGGTTGGATTATATTCAAGAGAGCCAAACTACGGATTCTTCTCGGATGAACGGAGTGACGCTGGCGGAAGCCGCGGTGGCTCCAAAAGCAGATCATCCGACTTTGCGCACCGACTCTCCCTCTGACCAGGCCCGGGGTACGCGGGGACCGGTTCCCTTTACCGATGCACAACGTGATTCGGATTTAACAACGGATCGGTTTTCTAAAGTACCAGAGCACAGACGGGAGGAGATAGTTACCATGGAAAACGGAGATGCCCCAGCGAGAACTACACAATCCTAA